One stretch of Hydrogenovibrio kuenenii DSM 12350 DNA includes these proteins:
- the murJ gene encoding murein biosynthesis integral membrane protein MurJ produces MKRLIKATATVGSMTMISRVLGFVRDMVIARYFGASTGADAFFVAFKIPNFFRRLFAEGAFSQAFVPVLAEAKEKKGIEAVRHLVNAISFRLGSILLVVTAFGVFGSSLWMMVFAPGFIDYPEKFKLASDMLSITFPYLLLISFVALSSAILNTYNQFAVPAFTPVFLNLVLITFAVWISPLLSVPIMALAWGVLVAGVVQLLFHVPFLMKLGLLPKPRRYDDPGVHEVKRLILPALFGVSVAQINLLIDTVLASFLVTGSVSWLYYSDRLMEFPLGVFGVALATVVLPGLSKKAANKDWEGFRQDLDSALRLVFILGIPATLGLVILAKPLLVSLFNYGAFSDHDVLMAGKSLIAYGFGLLGFILVKILAPAFYARKEMKIPVKIAVIALVVNTVLNLILIGPFAHVGLAAATSIAAFVNAGLLYWNLKKSGVLVHEAGWPKLWGQILLANGLLILFLQEMMPADSVWLAFDAWHRIGWLFMLVGGAVIIYFAALMMLGVRPSQWKRGAA; encoded by the coding sequence GTGAAAAGATTGATTAAAGCTACGGCTACAGTCGGAAGTATGACCATGATCTCTCGTGTACTCGGTTTTGTCCGTGATATGGTGATAGCACGTTATTTTGGTGCGTCAACTGGTGCGGATGCTTTTTTTGTCGCCTTTAAAATACCTAATTTTTTCCGTCGTTTGTTTGCGGAAGGCGCTTTTTCACAAGCTTTTGTTCCTGTCTTGGCTGAAGCAAAAGAGAAAAAAGGCATAGAAGCAGTTCGGCACCTGGTTAATGCAATCAGTTTTAGACTTGGGAGCATTTTGCTGGTTGTAACTGCATTCGGCGTGTTTGGTTCAAGTTTGTGGATGATGGTGTTTGCGCCTGGGTTTATCGATTACCCCGAAAAGTTCAAGCTTGCATCAGATATGTTATCGATTACCTTTCCCTATTTGTTATTGATTTCTTTCGTAGCTTTGTCCTCGGCAATTTTGAATACCTATAACCAGTTTGCAGTGCCTGCATTCACCCCTGTATTTTTGAATCTGGTGCTGATTACCTTTGCCGTATGGATTTCACCTTTGCTGTCGGTTCCAATCATGGCTTTGGCCTGGGGGGTGTTGGTTGCGGGGGTTGTGCAATTATTGTTTCATGTGCCTTTTTTGATGAAACTGGGATTGCTGCCGAAGCCTCGGCGCTATGATGACCCAGGTGTGCATGAAGTAAAACGCTTGATTCTACCAGCTTTGTTTGGTGTTTCTGTCGCTCAAATTAATCTATTAATTGATACCGTATTGGCATCTTTTTTGGTCACGGGATCGGTCTCTTGGTTGTATTACTCAGATCGTTTAATGGAATTTCCATTGGGTGTGTTTGGTGTAGCTTTGGCAACGGTTGTTTTGCCAGGATTGTCAAAAAAAGCCGCGAATAAAGATTGGGAAGGATTTAGGCAAGATTTGGATAGCGCTTTAAGACTCGTATTTATTCTGGGTATACCTGCGACACTGGGATTGGTGATTTTAGCCAAGCCTTTGTTGGTTAGTTTATTTAATTACGGTGCATTCAGTGATCATGATGTGTTGATGGCAGGGAAAAGTTTAATTGCCTATGGTTTTGGATTACTTGGCTTTATTTTGGTGAAGATTCTAGCACCTGCGTTTTATGCTAGGAAGGAAATGAAAATACCAGTCAAAATCGCAGTGATTGCTTTGGTAGTGAACACCGTTTTAAACTTAATTTTAATTGGTCCTTTTGCGCACGTAGGATTGGCTGCAGCAACCTCTATCGCCGCTTTTGTTAATGCAGGACTATTGTATTGGAATTTGAAGAAGTCTGGTGTGCTGGTTCATGAAGCTGGTTGGCCCAAGCTTTGGGGGCAAATTTTATTGGCAAATGGTCTTTTGATTCTGTTTTTACAAGAAATGATGCCAGCGGATTCAGTTTGGCTGGCTTTTGATGCATGGCATAGGATTGGTTGGTTGTTCATGCTTGTCGGTGGCGCGGTGATTATCTATTTTGCGGCTTTAATGATGTTGGGTGTTCGTCCTTCTCAATGGAAAAGAGGCGCTGCTTAA
- the nadD gene encoding nicotinate-nucleotide adenylyltransferase: MQLKRLIGINGGTFDPIHFGHLRPALEVLNALHLDEMRFVPAYQPVHRDTPQVSAEQRCEMIELAIKNQPKFKLDRIEIEMGGPSYMVQTLEKLKQQESDAMLVLMMGTDAFAKFDTWRDWQRILKLANLVVTHRPGEPVPSEGEIGRIFHHRWVPNLTQEAGQIVDLPITQLDLSATALRSYLTHGDPVDYLMPESVARYIKEHKLYR; the protein is encoded by the coding sequence TTGCAGCTTAAACGTTTAATTGGCATTAACGGTGGTACTTTTGATCCGATTCATTTCGGTCATTTACGCCCGGCTTTAGAAGTTCTCAATGCGCTTCACTTGGATGAGATGCGTTTTGTTCCTGCCTATCAACCCGTTCATCGAGATACGCCTCAAGTTTCCGCCGAACAACGGTGCGAAATGATTGAATTGGCGATAAAAAATCAACCTAAATTCAAATTAGATAGAATCGAAATTGAAATGGGGGGACCGTCTTATATGGTTCAGACTCTTGAAAAACTGAAACAACAAGAGTCAGATGCCATGCTAGTGCTGATGATGGGAACAGATGCCTTTGCTAAGTTTGATACTTGGCGAGATTGGCAGAGAATTTTGAAACTGGCTAATCTTGTGGTTACGCATCGACCTGGTGAACCTGTACCTTCAGAAGGTGAAATAGGCAGAATATTTCATCATAGATGGGTGCCGAATTTAACACAGGAAGCTGGGCAGATTGTGGATTTGCCTATCACTCAATTAGATCTAAGTGCCACCGCACTTCGCTCTTATTTGACGCACGGTGATCCTGTGGATTATCTGATGCCTGAAAGTGTTGCGCGCTATATTAAAGAACACAAACTTTATCGATAA
- the rlmH gene encoding 23S rRNA (pseudouridine(1915)-N(3))-methyltransferase RlmH, with protein MIIHFIVVGQKMPKWVQEGYQEYVKRLPKSCSLKLVELPMAVRGKTGNVDGYKEEEAKRILAAVPKNAQLVVLDEHGEQPTTLKLSQKLDDWLCSGQDVALIVGGPDGLHADLVAAARWKWSLSKLTLPHPLVRVVVAEQIYRAWSVLQNHPYHRE; from the coding sequence ATGATTATTCATTTTATTGTCGTTGGGCAAAAAATGCCCAAGTGGGTTCAAGAAGGTTATCAAGAATACGTTAAACGTCTTCCAAAATCCTGTTCTTTGAAACTGGTGGAATTACCTATGGCTGTACGTGGTAAAACGGGTAATGTCGATGGTTATAAGGAAGAAGAAGCTAAGCGAATTCTTGCTGCAGTACCCAAAAATGCTCAATTGGTGGTTTTGGATGAGCATGGCGAGCAGCCAACAACTTTGAAGTTGTCACAGAAACTTGATGATTGGTTGTGTTCAGGTCAGGATGTTGCGTTGATTGTAGGTGGTCCTGATGGTTTGCATGCTGACTTGGTTGCTGCCGCAAGATGGAAGTGGAGCCTGTCGAAATTGACGCTGCCTCATCCTTTGGTCAGGGTTGTGGTGGCTGAGCAAATTTACCGAGCTTGGTCTGTATTGCAAAACCATCCATACCACCGAGAGTAG
- the ribF gene encoding bifunctional riboflavin kinase/FAD synthetase has product MQLIRGLHNLNRMCDAFEKGCVLTIGNFDGVHLGHQRILGQVATDAKTAGLPSVVMLFEPLPIEFFAPERAPVRLMNLREKLDAFGQTDVDYVLVCRFDERFAQMCANTFVEDLLVAKLNVKQLVVGDDFRFAKNREGSFQTLVEKGKEHGFVVDDMPTLLFQGDRVSSTRIRQALSAHDLDLVQALLNKPFYFKGRVIHGQRLGRQLGFRTLNLNPKRLQMPVEGVYTVYVSGLAENDWPGIANIGVRPTVDGLRPSIEVHLFNWTKDVYGSHVGVKLHQFIRSEMKFDSLDTLKAQIEQDVQQAKNILHID; this is encoded by the coding sequence ATGCAATTAATTCGCGGTTTGCATAATTTAAATCGAATGTGTGATGCGTTTGAGAAAGGGTGTGTGCTGACAATCGGAAATTTTGATGGTGTTCATCTTGGACATCAGAGGATTTTGGGTCAGGTTGCAACTGACGCTAAGACGGCAGGCTTACCCAGTGTGGTGATGTTGTTTGAACCTCTGCCGATTGAGTTTTTCGCTCCAGAACGTGCCCCCGTTAGATTGATGAATCTTCGAGAAAAACTTGATGCATTTGGACAAACCGATGTGGATTATGTGTTGGTTTGCCGTTTTGATGAGCGTTTTGCACAGATGTGTGCAAATACATTTGTTGAAGACTTGTTGGTCGCCAAGCTAAATGTGAAACAACTGGTTGTTGGTGATGATTTTCGTTTTGCCAAAAACCGTGAAGGCTCTTTTCAAACCCTGGTTGAAAAAGGGAAAGAGCATGGCTTTGTTGTTGATGACATGCCGACGCTTTTGTTTCAAGGCGATAGAGTCAGTAGTACACGGATTCGCCAAGCCTTGAGTGCGCATGATTTAGATTTGGTGCAGGCATTGTTGAACAAGCCTTTTTACTTTAAGGGTCGAGTCATACATGGACAACGCTTGGGTCGTCAGCTTGGCTTTCGTACCCTGAACCTGAACCCAAAGCGATTACAAATGCCTGTTGAAGGGGTTTATACTGTTTATGTTTCCGGCCTCGCGGAAAATGACTGGCCAGGCATCGCTAATATTGGTGTTCGTCCGACAGTTGATGGATTACGACCTTCTATTGAAGTGCACTTATTCAACTGGACGAAAGATGTTTACGGCAGCCATGTCGGCGTGAAACTACATCAGTTTATTCGCTCAGAGATGAAGTTTGACTCACTGGATACGCTCAAGGCTCAGATAGAACAAGATGTGCAACAAGCCAAAAATATATTGCACATCGACTAG
- the rpsT gene encoding 30S ribosomal protein S20, protein MANSVQARKRARQAEAHRQHNAGMRAAMRTTVKKVLHAIEAGDKEAATAAFRVAQSSLDGMARKGIIEKNKASRSKSRLNARVKAMA, encoded by the coding sequence ATGGCAAACTCAGTACAAGCTAGAAAAAGAGCACGTCAAGCCGAAGCGCATCGCCAGCATAATGCAGGTATGCGTGCTGCAATGCGTACAACTGTAAAAAAAGTTCTTCATGCTATTGAAGCTGGTGACAAAGAAGCAGCTACTGCTGCTTTCCGTGTTGCTCAATCAAGTCTAGATGGTATGGCTCGTAAGGGCATTATTGAGAAAAACAAAGCGTCACGTAGCAAGAGCCGTTTGAACGCTCGTGTTAAAGCAATGGCGTAA
- the amt gene encoding ammonium transporter encodes MSEQPVDILWVLFSAVLVAIMQPGFTALEAGATRAKNSISTAIKNFSDFLIAFTVFTITGASIMLGTSHDGWFGWSPIFFYENSLPNTTLMLFHAMFASTAVTIISGAIAERTKYASYLFIALIVSLFIYPLQAHWAWNSDGWLAQFGFIDFAGSTVVHSVGGWAALAAILIIGPRIGRFENGVHNFDQSNLAFSALGVFLIWLGWIGFNGGSVLALNKETGSVITNTLIAGSTGGLAGLLISRILTKYYQVNDIMNGVLAGLVSITASAHLATISSSMAIGFAGTIAYMIGKYVLVKFRIDDAIEAVPVHLFAGITGTLAVAFLVPPEHFLEQLKDQVTGIVTIGILSFGITYISLKTFNHFYKLRVSETDEILGLNISEHQASTSMYDLATAMNIQAKGQDFSKKILVEPQSDAYLIATYYNHVTQAFNQLSADKEALLEETYKMAHYDLLTGLAKRNVLSDSLSKAVQKLERQPQTHAVLFIDLDGFKNINDQFGHDAGDIVIKASADRILKTIRKTDLAARFGGDEFVVLLENIQNDSFAAQVTEKVIENLKQPIELTNGEIGYISASVGLKIFDDKLKTSVDSILKDADNAMYEAKRRGKGQWVVA; translated from the coding sequence ATGAGCGAACAACCTGTCGATATACTATGGGTTTTATTTAGTGCCGTTTTGGTCGCAATCATGCAACCTGGTTTTACAGCGCTTGAAGCAGGTGCCACCCGAGCAAAAAATTCCATTTCAACCGCCATCAAGAACTTCAGCGACTTCTTAATTGCTTTTACAGTGTTCACCATAACCGGCGCTAGCATTATGCTTGGTACCAGCCATGACGGCTGGTTTGGCTGGAGCCCGATTTTCTTTTATGAAAACAGCCTACCAAACACAACTCTAATGTTATTCCATGCCATGTTTGCTTCAACCGCCGTCACCATTATCTCAGGCGCCATTGCAGAAAGAACCAAATATGCTTCTTACCTTTTTATCGCGCTAATAGTCTCTTTATTTATCTACCCTCTCCAAGCGCATTGGGCATGGAACTCTGACGGTTGGCTAGCACAATTTGGTTTTATAGATTTTGCGGGCTCCACCGTTGTGCATTCAGTCGGAGGCTGGGCTGCTCTAGCAGCAATCTTAATTATTGGTCCTCGTATCGGCCGTTTTGAAAATGGCGTACATAACTTTGATCAATCCAATTTGGCTTTCAGCGCATTGGGGGTGTTTCTTATCTGGCTAGGCTGGATAGGTTTTAACGGAGGCAGCGTCTTAGCACTTAACAAAGAAACAGGATCTGTGATTACAAACACGCTAATCGCTGGATCAACAGGAGGACTTGCAGGACTTCTTATCAGCCGAATTTTAACGAAATACTATCAAGTAAACGATATCATGAATGGTGTCTTGGCAGGCCTTGTATCCATTACCGCATCCGCTCATTTAGCAACCATTTCATCATCAATGGCGATTGGTTTTGCAGGAACAATCGCCTATATGATCGGCAAATATGTACTGGTTAAGTTTCGAATAGACGATGCTATTGAAGCGGTTCCCGTACATTTATTTGCAGGTATAACAGGAACACTTGCCGTTGCGTTTCTTGTGCCACCTGAACATTTTCTTGAACAATTAAAAGATCAAGTCACAGGAATTGTCACTATTGGCATACTATCCTTCGGCATTACCTACATTTCGCTAAAAACCTTTAACCACTTCTATAAATTACGCGTATCCGAAACCGATGAAATACTGGGATTAAATATCAGCGAACACCAAGCATCAACCTCTATGTATGACTTAGCTACTGCTATGAACATTCAAGCTAAAGGGCAAGATTTTTCTAAAAAAATCCTTGTAGAACCTCAATCGGATGCATATCTAATTGCCACTTACTACAACCATGTTACGCAAGCATTCAATCAATTAAGCGCTGATAAAGAAGCTTTGCTAGAAGAAACATACAAGATGGCACATTACGACCTACTAACAGGTCTTGCCAAAAGAAATGTCTTATCCGATAGCCTCAGCAAAGCTGTTCAAAAACTTGAACGCCAACCACAAACTCATGCTGTGCTTTTCATTGATCTGGACGGCTTCAAAAACATTAATGACCAATTTGGACATGATGCAGGAGATATTGTTATTAAAGCTTCTGCCGACCGTATTCTTAAAACAATTAGAAAAACCGATTTGGCTGCCCGATTTGGTGGCGATGAATTCGTTGTACTACTAGAAAACATCCAAAATGATAGCTTTGCTGCGCAAGTCACTGAAAAAGTGATTGAAAACTTAAAACAACCCATCGAGTTAACCAATGGAGAAATTGGCTACATAAGCGCTTCAGTAGGCTTAAAAATTTTTGATGATAAGTTGAAAACAAGTGTTGATAGCATATTAAAAGATGCCGACAACGCCATGTATGAGGCTAAGAGACGAGGTAAAGGACAATGGGTGGTCGCGTAA
- the rsfS gene encoding ribosome silencing factor: MEIKAVENLIVKTLEDSKARDIQVLDVTELCTFTDLMVVATGTSTAHVRSTGQAVAQAFKDAGEPPMGVEAGPEPDWVLVDIGNAVVHVMTESARAHYQLEKLWQAPSAQEAPASVKA, encoded by the coding sequence ATGGAAATTAAAGCCGTTGAAAATCTAATCGTTAAAACTTTAGAAGACAGTAAAGCCAGAGATATACAGGTTCTGGATGTAACTGAATTATGTACTTTTACCGACCTTATGGTAGTGGCTACGGGAACCTCTACAGCGCATGTACGTTCTACTGGTCAAGCTGTTGCACAGGCGTTTAAAGATGCTGGTGAGCCGCCGATGGGTGTTGAAGCAGGGCCAGAGCCTGATTGGGTATTGGTGGATATTGGTAACGCGGTGGTGCATGTTATGACTGAATCAGCACGTGCTCATTACCAGTTGGAAAAACTTTGGCAAGCGCCTTCAGCTCAAGAAGCACCAGCTTCTGTTAAAGCTTAA
- the ileS gene encoding isoleucine--tRNA ligase, translating to MAKDYKPTLNLPETDFPMRGNLPNREPAQVEKWESEALYKTVRNAMEGRPKFILHDGPPYANGNIHIGHAVNKVLKDMIIKSKGLNGFDAPYVPGWDCHGLPIELNVEKKKGKVGKKIGATEFRQACRDYAQKQVDGQMQDFKRLGVMADWQNPYLTKDFKYEADEIRALAKMIENGHLVKGTKPVYWSVGGHSALAEAEVEYEDKRSHAIDVRFKVIDEEAFFKRCHHVEDHLGEGPLSVVIWTTTPWTLPANQAVSINPELEYAIVQVNGEHGPEKLFVAEALLKDVMDKWGFETYRVIAYGRGDQFDLIRLQHPFYDRVVPIILGDHVTTDAGTGCVHTAPGHGQEDYAVGLKYDLEVDCPVDGNGNFVAGTPLFEGENVLKVDDHVIEVLQEHKALVHHEAIVHSYPHCWRTKTPLIFRATPQWFISMTQAGLRDDALKEIKQVQWVPEWGQSRIEGMVEGRPDWCISRQRFWGVPITIFVHKVTGEMHPDTLTLMEKVAQMVEEKSIDAWYDLEPETLLGADAGDYEQVTDILDVWFDSGISHYAVLDQRDELSAPADLYLEGSDQHRGWFQSSMLTSLAIHGKAPYKQVLTHGFTVDKDGKKMSKSKGNVVAPQDIANKYGADILRLWISAADYRYEMTVSDEIINRTADAYRRIRNTSRFLLANINGFNPKTDQIAYNDMLPLDQWVVGKAHSLQQEIIEAYEAYNFHAIYQAVTHFCSMDLGAFYLDVIKDRQYTCKPDGLPRRSAQTALYHIVEALTRWIAPILSFTAEEIWKTLPGERSETIFVEEWYQGLTALDESQSMNSAYWDAIMSVRSAVSKQLEVLRNEGTVKGSLTAEVTLYADDALLKQIQCLEDELRFVLITSYAKVLPSSEKSGSTVETEMAGLWIDANATEKPKCGRCWHHRDDVGTHAEDEELCQRCVDNVYGEGETRHFA from the coding sequence ATGGCCAAAGACTATAAACCGACTTTAAACCTTCCCGAAACAGATTTTCCGATGCGCGGTAATTTGCCGAATCGTGAGCCTGCTCAGGTAGAAAAATGGGAAAGCGAAGCACTTTATAAAACTGTGCGTAATGCGATGGAAGGGCGTCCAAAATTCATTTTGCATGATGGACCTCCATACGCGAACGGTAATATTCATATTGGTCATGCGGTCAATAAAGTGCTCAAGGATATGATTATCAAGTCTAAAGGGTTGAACGGTTTTGATGCCCCTTATGTACCTGGCTGGGATTGTCATGGTTTGCCTATTGAATTGAATGTAGAAAAGAAAAAAGGCAAGGTTGGCAAGAAGATCGGTGCAACTGAGTTCAGACAGGCTTGCCGTGATTATGCTCAGAAGCAGGTTGATGGGCAGATGCAGGATTTTAAACGCCTTGGTGTGATGGCGGATTGGCAAAACCCTTATCTGACAAAAGATTTTAAATATGAAGCGGATGAGATTCGAGCTTTGGCAAAAATGATTGAAAATGGTCATTTGGTCAAGGGGACGAAGCCTGTTTATTGGAGTGTTGGCGGCCATTCTGCATTGGCAGAAGCTGAGGTTGAGTATGAAGATAAACGCTCTCATGCCATTGATGTTCGTTTTAAGGTGATCGACGAAGAAGCTTTCTTTAAGCGTTGTCATCATGTTGAAGATCATTTAGGTGAAGGACCATTGTCTGTGGTTATTTGGACAACGACTCCTTGGACTTTGCCTGCTAACCAAGCTGTTTCGATTAACCCAGAATTGGAATATGCCATCGTTCAAGTAAATGGCGAGCATGGTCCTGAAAAGCTGTTTGTTGCAGAAGCACTATTGAAAGATGTCATGGATAAATGGGGCTTTGAAACCTATCGTGTTATCGCTTATGGCAGAGGTGACCAATTCGACTTGATTCGCCTGCAGCATCCTTTCTATGATCGAGTTGTACCGATTATTTTGGGAGATCACGTCACCACTGATGCGGGTACAGGTTGTGTACATACCGCGCCTGGCCATGGTCAAGAAGACTATGCTGTCGGCTTGAAATATGATTTGGAAGTGGATTGCCCAGTTGATGGTAATGGTAACTTTGTTGCAGGAACCCCTTTGTTTGAAGGTGAAAATGTACTGAAAGTTGATGATCATGTCATTGAAGTGCTACAAGAGCACAAAGCCTTGGTGCATCACGAAGCGATTGTCCACAGCTATCCGCATTGCTGGCGTACTAAAACACCGCTGATTTTTAGAGCAACACCACAGTGGTTTATCAGTATGACGCAAGCGGGCTTGCGCGACGATGCCTTGAAAGAAATTAAGCAGGTGCAGTGGGTGCCTGAATGGGGTCAAAGCCGTATCGAAGGGATGGTTGAAGGTCGTCCTGATTGGTGTATTTCCAGACAACGTTTCTGGGGCGTGCCGATTACAATATTCGTGCATAAAGTGACGGGTGAAATGCATCCTGATACCCTGACGTTGATGGAAAAAGTCGCGCAGATGGTTGAAGAGAAGTCCATTGATGCTTGGTATGATCTAGAACCTGAAACCTTGCTGGGTGCTGATGCAGGTGATTACGAGCAAGTGACCGATATTTTGGACGTTTGGTTTGATTCCGGTATTTCTCATTACGCGGTATTGGATCAGCGTGACGAATTGTCAGCGCCAGCAGATTTGTATTTGGAAGGGTCGGATCAGCACCGCGGTTGGTTCCAATCTTCAATGTTGACATCTTTGGCGATTCACGGCAAAGCCCCTTATAAACAAGTGCTGACGCATGGTTTTACCGTTGATAAAGACGGTAAAAAAATGTCGAAATCTAAGGGGAACGTGGTTGCACCTCAGGATATTGCCAATAAATATGGTGCGGATATTTTGCGTTTGTGGATTTCTGCTGCGGACTACCGCTATGAAATGACGGTTTCCGATGAAATCATTAACCGTACGGCTGATGCTTATCGTCGTATCCGTAACACCTCACGTTTCTTGTTAGCCAATATCAATGGTTTTAACCCTAAAACGGATCAAATCGCCTATAACGATATGTTGCCTTTGGATCAATGGGTTGTTGGTAAAGCACACAGCTTACAACAAGAAATTATTGAGGCTTATGAAGCTTATAACTTCCATGCTATTTATCAAGCGGTGACTCATTTCTGTTCAATGGATTTGGGTGCGTTTTATTTAGATGTGATTAAAGATCGTCAATATACCTGTAAGCCAGATGGTTTACCAAGACGTTCAGCACAAACCGCTTTGTATCATATCGTTGAAGCATTAACGCGCTGGATTGCGCCGATATTGAGTTTTACAGCAGAAGAAATTTGGAAAACTTTACCTGGCGAACGCAGTGAAACCATTTTTGTTGAAGAATGGTATCAAGGTCTAACAGCTTTGGATGAAAGTCAGTCAATGAACTCCGCTTATTGGGATGCAATTATGTCTGTGCGTTCTGCTGTGTCTAAGCAATTGGAAGTGCTGCGTAATGAAGGGACTGTTAAAGGCTCTTTGACAGCAGAAGTCACGCTTTATGCTGATGATGCATTGCTTAAACAAATTCAATGTTTGGAAGACGAGCTGAGATTTGTTTTGATTACATCTTATGCGAAGGTGCTACCTTCAAGTGAGAAGTCAGGCTCGACGGTTGAGACTGAAATGGCAGGATTGTGGATTGATGCAAATGCAACGGAAAAACCTAAGTGCGGACGTTGTTGGCATCATCGTGATGATGTGGGTACGCATGCTGAAGACGAAGAGTTGTGTCAGCGTTGTGTTGACAATGTTTATGGAGAAGGCGAAACACGCCATTTTGCATAG
- a CDS encoding DNA-J related domain-containing protein yields the protein MTQMHNAIPDIPDALETTLWQLLSDGKRYKEYDLLKTLVEFGFEQFTPSLEPLELFRSHFLLFHLLYRLQDKWQQEQKGILAIHSLEIRLLSTKQTSTTDIASLADFGETPAEVKAYYLDYSTFLETQEQEVIELLDSFWNSFGERPAQHTINISKEESITILQINGHLSAEQINRQFRKLSQVHHPDKGGDADTFRKLCEARDRLKMEV from the coding sequence ATGACTCAGATGCATAACGCTATTCCCGATATTCCAGATGCCTTAGAAACAACGCTTTGGCAGCTACTTTCAGATGGCAAGCGCTATAAAGAATACGATCTACTCAAAACCTTGGTTGAATTTGGCTTCGAACAGTTCACTCCCTCTCTAGAACCCTTAGAGCTATTTCGCTCACACTTTCTACTCTTCCACCTGCTTTATCGACTGCAAGATAAGTGGCAACAGGAACAAAAAGGGATTTTGGCGATTCATAGCTTGGAAATCCGCTTACTCTCAACAAAGCAAACAAGTACAACAGATATAGCCAGCCTGGCAGATTTTGGCGAAACGCCAGCTGAAGTCAAAGCCTACTACCTAGACTATTCAACCTTTCTCGAAACCCAAGAACAGGAAGTTATCGAATTGTTAGACAGCTTTTGGAATAGCTTTGGTGAACGACCTGCTCAACACACAATAAACATCAGCAAAGAAGAATCCATAACCATTCTACAAATTAATGGTCATTTGAGTGCTGAACAAATCAATCGACAATTCCGTAAACTTTCGCAGGTTCATCATCCAGACAAAGGCGGTGATGCTGACACTTTTAGAAAACTATGTGAAGCACGTGATCGTTTAAAAATGGAAGTTTAG